The following coding sequences lie in one Halorhabdus rudnickae genomic window:
- a CDS encoding serine hydrolase domain-containing protein: MDRPSRRSILASLGAVLTGFAGCSNADTPTTISDATTTTEPTARPTTPGDVSTTGETTKSSRDLPTTGQPGDVEAFDEVLPALLKQWEIPGATVAVMDDERLAFTRGYGTVGPDSDEPVRPNAYFRIGSLSKPITAVATLDLVEKGKLALSDRAFEIRSDLLPEEGPADPRVEEITVRQLLSHTAGWSNATVGFDPVFAPIQVAEAQGSKAPASAEVTVEFMLTQDLGYDPGTDFQYANVGYCVLGRIIEGVTGEDYETHVREAVLEPLGADELAIGATRKENLRKGEVRYLSHATVQSPFPGEGAVPRPYGAGVLGEALDADGGWVGSAPDLLRFVRGVDGLDGAPDILEAETRETMLARPDVSHWEGTDQYYGLGWFVDRPGDGTVLWHNGSLPGSYAFLAHDRNESLTLLALFNGRSPDQVFGQFNVAAQRTLLRAMGEVDSWPDRDRFDGAV, encoded by the coding sequence ATGGACAGGCCCTCCAGACGGTCGATACTCGCGAGTCTCGGCGCAGTACTCACCGGATTCGCCGGCTGTTCGAACGCCGACACCCCGACCACGATCAGTGACGCGACCACGACGACAGAACCGACCGCCAGACCGACGACCCCGGGCGATGTGAGCACTACAGGAGAGACGACGAAATCGAGCAGGGACCTGCCGACGACCGGACAGCCGGGCGATGTCGAGGCCTTCGACGAGGTACTCCCCGCGTTGCTGAAGCAGTGGGAGATCCCCGGAGCGACGGTGGCCGTGATGGACGACGAACGGCTCGCATTTACCCGCGGGTACGGGACCGTCGGCCCTGACAGCGACGAACCGGTCCGACCGAATGCGTACTTTCGGATCGGGAGCCTCTCGAAACCGATCACCGCCGTCGCGACCCTCGACCTCGTCGAGAAGGGGAAACTGGCGCTCTCCGATCGGGCTTTCGAGATTCGCTCCGATCTGCTCCCCGAGGAAGGGCCGGCCGACCCCCGCGTCGAGGAGATCACGGTTCGACAGCTCCTCTCCCATACGGCCGGGTGGAGCAACGCGACCGTTGGGTTCGATCCGGTCTTCGCGCCGATCCAGGTGGCCGAAGCACAGGGGTCAAAAGCGCCGGCCAGCGCCGAAGTCACGGTCGAATTCATGCTGACTCAGGACCTCGGGTACGATCCCGGGACGGACTTCCAGTACGCCAACGTCGGCTACTGCGTCCTGGGGCGGATCATCGAGGGTGTCACCGGCGAGGACTACGAGACGCACGTCCGTGAGGCCGTATTGGAGCCCCTCGGTGCAGACGAGTTGGCGATCGGCGCGACCCGAAAGGAGAACCTCCGAAAGGGGGAAGTCCGCTACCTGAGTCACGCCACGGTCCAGTCACCGTTCCCTGGCGAGGGGGCGGTCCCGCGCCCGTACGGCGCCGGCGTTCTCGGGGAAGCCTTAGACGCCGACGGCGGCTGGGTCGGGTCGGCCCCCGACCTGTTGCGGTTCGTGCGTGGCGTCGACGGGCTCGATGGGGCCCCGGACATCCTCGAGGCGGAGACGAGAGAGACCATGCTCGCCCGCCCCGACGTGAGTCACTGGGAGGGGACCGACCAGTACTACGGGCTCGGCTGGTTCGTCGACCGCCCCGGAGACGGAACGGTACTGTGGCACAATGGGTCGTTACCCGGCAGCTACGCTTTCCTGGCACACGATCGAAACGAATCGCTGACGCTTCTGGCCCTGTTCAACGGGCGATCCCCGGACCAGGTGTTCGGACAGTTCAACGTCGCCGCCCAGCGAACGCTTCTCCGAGCCATGGGGGAAGTCGACAGCTGGCCCGATCGGGACCGCTTCGACGGAGCCGTCTGA
- a CDS encoding type II toxin-antitoxin system HicA family toxin encodes MVTGDFSGEDIYKVLVNVGGFRHVRTTGDHLILRWKPPESHENTDPRVVTVPAHDSISIGTLHDIADDAGAADFEAFCEWIDAHR; translated from the coding sequence ATGGTGACGGGAGATTTTTCCGGCGAAGACATATACAAAGTACTTGTCAATGTTGGTGGCTTTCGGCACGTGCGTACGACTGGTGACCATCTGATTCTACGATGGAAGCCACCGGAAAGCCACGAGAATACAGACCCCCGCGTTGTGACCGTTCCAGCCCACGACTCGATCAGTATTGGCACACTCCACGATATCGCCGATGATGCCGGTGCAGCGGATTTCGAAGCGTTCTGCGAATGGATTGATGCCCATCGATAA
- a CDS encoding type II toxin-antitoxin system HicB family antitoxin, with product MAQADSGDADSPDREIRLLKNPNGQWTARDLRVGVTAQGESRAVALDNLDAVVEAVEGSGGHPPTDDEIRDLGVDPEVARSQDDELPDVLQ from the coding sequence ATGGCACAAGCCGACTCGGGCGACGCGGATTCTCCTGATCGAGAGATCCGCTTACTGAAGAATCCGAACGGGCAATGGACGGCCCGTGATCTTCGCGTCGGAGTAACTGCTCAGGGAGAGAGCCGAGCTGTCGCACTTGACAACCTTGACGCCGTTGTCGAGGCAGTAGAAGGCAGCGGAGGCCATCCTCCGACCGACGACGAAATTCGTGATCTGGGTGTCGATCCCGAAGTCGCCCGATCCCAGGACGACGAACTCCCCGATGTCTTGCAGTAG
- a CDS encoding DUF7333 family protein: protein MSPMQTSTVAMVSGGLAVFGLVTLLVGVKHGEYRAGQ from the coding sequence ATGAGTCCGATGCAAACGAGCACCGTCGCGATGGTTTCGGGCGGGCTGGCGGTCTTTGGCCTGGTGACGCTCCTGGTCGGCGTCAAACACGGCGAGTACCGCGCCGGACAGTGA
- a CDS encoding DUF1405 domain-containing protein, which translates to MAGAGVGRRLEGVVARYFDVELPATSGRPPFVGPLPDWLEDLGLRLAWPIALLNLLGTLFGFWYYAGRPLNVASPLVEGQLGAAPPAAWPLIPDSPVATLLIGLSLIAWRLDVRANWLHVLAFFGCIKLGFWTPFVQLFLNGPEGIATWLYVFLITSHLAMGLEAFLIHRYATFSLPAITIAVGWYGLNDLVDYFWPVLEGPHHTWLRAEPYVNGVFDHTVAAHDLAAVAAVGLTILATVLALLTRRIQMRERNGRNA; encoded by the coding sequence ATGGCAGGCGCTGGCGTCGGTCGTCGTCTCGAAGGGGTTGTCGCACGATACTTCGACGTGGAATTGCCCGCCACAAGCGGCCGTCCACCCTTCGTTGGGCCACTTCCCGACTGGCTCGAGGACCTCGGCCTGCGGCTCGCCTGGCCGATCGCCCTGCTCAATCTCCTCGGTACACTCTTCGGGTTCTGGTACTACGCCGGACGACCGTTGAACGTCGCGTCGCCGTTGGTCGAGGGACAACTCGGTGCCGCACCGCCCGCCGCCTGGCCGCTGATCCCCGACAGCCCGGTGGCGACGCTGTTGATCGGGCTCTCGCTGATCGCCTGGCGACTCGACGTGCGGGCGAACTGGCTGCACGTCCTCGCCTTCTTTGGCTGTATCAAACTCGGGTTCTGGACGCCGTTCGTGCAACTGTTTCTCAACGGTCCCGAGGGGATCGCCACCTGGCTGTACGTCTTCCTGATCACCAGCCACCTGGCGATGGGCCTCGAAGCGTTCCTGATCCACCGCTACGCCACCTTCTCACTGCCGGCGATTACCATCGCTGTCGGCTGGTACGGTCTGAACGATCTGGTCGATTACTTCTGGCCAGTGCTTGAGGGACCACATCACACCTGGCTCCGGGCCGAGCCCTACGTGAACGGGGTGTTCGATCACACCGTCGCCGCACACGATCTCGCGGCCGTCGCCGCGGTCGGACTGACCATCCTCGCGACGGTGCTTGCGCTCCTCACTCGCCGCATCCAGATGCGGGAACGAAACGGACGGAACGCGTAA
- a CDS encoding MATE family efflux transporter yields MLAIAWPLVVFQLLNVAYNVTDTIWLGHYSADAVGALSIAWPLIFLFISIAGGFNSAGAILVAQYTGADSEGSAGRVTGNQFIFVVGMAVVLGVVGYLLSDQLLALLPSSPDTAARIIPMANDYMEVFYLGLPFLFAFFVFSTVMRGYGDTRTPMYVMAGSVGLNVIIDPILIFGFAGNPLFALPGLDAIGATLAELTSFSGLGIEGAAIATVSTRGLGAVVGIGLLFFRGFGPDVRLEHLRPDLDVIRDLVDLGLPTTAEQSAAALGMITMTAMVSMFSPAVVAAYGLTNRIGTIVFLPSMGLGRATNTMVGQNLGAEKPDRAERATWLAAKVAVGILLIAAVVAFVFPKPIVGVFLSTGTEDAAITLAFAATYLQVRAFEFGFMGLFQVMLGAFRGAGNTRIAMVLSIIALWLGRVPLVYLLAVDPGPLGPLGIWIGFAAGDILGGIVATLWFTRGTWKEAVIGETDGTGGEPLTEDGPRPAPD; encoded by the coding sequence ATGCTGGCCATTGCGTGGCCGCTGGTGGTCTTTCAACTGCTGAACGTCGCGTACAACGTGACTGATACCATCTGGCTCGGCCATTATTCGGCCGACGCGGTCGGCGCGCTGAGCATCGCCTGGCCCCTGATATTCCTGTTTATCTCGATCGCCGGCGGGTTCAACTCCGCGGGGGCGATCCTGGTCGCCCAGTACACCGGCGCCGACAGCGAGGGCTCGGCAGGGAGGGTGACTGGTAACCAGTTCATCTTCGTCGTCGGGATGGCGGTCGTGCTGGGGGTCGTGGGATATCTCCTCTCGGATCAGTTGCTCGCACTGCTGCCCTCCAGCCCGGACACGGCCGCACGGATCATCCCGATGGCCAACGACTACATGGAGGTCTTCTATCTGGGCTTGCCGTTTCTGTTCGCATTCTTCGTCTTCTCGACGGTCATGCGCGGGTACGGCGACACGCGGACACCGATGTACGTCATGGCCGGTAGCGTGGGGCTAAACGTGATTATCGACCCGATCCTCATCTTTGGATTCGCCGGCAATCCGCTGTTCGCCCTGCCTGGTCTCGACGCGATCGGGGCGACTCTCGCCGAGCTGACGTCGTTCAGCGGTCTCGGGATCGAAGGAGCCGCCATCGCGACGGTCTCGACGCGCGGATTGGGTGCTGTCGTCGGAATCGGTCTCCTGTTCTTCCGCGGGTTCGGACCGGACGTCCGGCTTGAACACCTCCGCCCGGACCTGGACGTCATCCGTGACCTCGTCGACCTGGGACTACCGACGACGGCCGAGCAGTCTGCCGCCGCACTCGGCATGATCACGATGACGGCAATGGTGTCGATGTTCTCGCCTGCCGTCGTCGCGGCCTACGGACTGACCAACCGGATCGGAACGATCGTATTCCTCCCGTCGATGGGGCTGGGACGGGCGACCAACACGATGGTCGGCCAGAACCTTGGGGCCGAAAAGCCAGACCGGGCCGAACGGGCGACCTGGCTTGCCGCGAAGGTCGCTGTTGGCATCCTGTTGATCGCGGCGGTCGTCGCGTTCGTCTTCCCGAAACCCATCGTCGGCGTGTTCCTCTCGACGGGGACCGAAGATGCGGCCATCACGTTGGCCTTTGCGGCGACGTACCTCCAGGTTCGGGCCTTCGAATTTGGCTTCATGGGCCTGTTCCAGGTCATGCTTGGAGCCTTCCGCGGGGCGGGTAACACCCGTATTGCGATGGTGCTCTCGATCATCGCGCTGTGGCTCGGTCGCGTCCCGCTGGTGTACCTGCTGGCGGTCGATCCGGGGCCGCTTGGCCCGCTCGGGATCTGGATCGGCTTCGCAGCCGGTGACATCCTCGGCGGGATCGTCGCGACGCTGTGGTTCACCCGCGGCACCTGGAAGGAGGCCGTCATCGGCGAGACGGATGGGACTGGCGGAGAGCCGCTCACCGAGGACGGTCCGAGGCCAGCCCCCGATTGA
- a CDS encoding universal stress protein, with product MASSLAVVMTGNDKEADLLETAANFSMCRDSDLLVLRLASPDEYEEVADTMETIGNVEHTSYGDDDIRDGLKNDAQKAAAEATDGMEMSTDVLLRVVDDDERADAILEVARENDCDHVFLVGQRRSPTGKALFGDVTQKVILNFEGEITLSME from the coding sequence ATGGCATCGTCACTGGCCGTCGTCATGACCGGCAACGACAAGGAAGCCGACCTGCTCGAGACTGCGGCCAACTTCAGCATGTGCCGTGATTCGGACCTGCTCGTCTTGCGCCTCGCTTCGCCTGACGAGTACGAGGAAGTCGCAGACACGATGGAAACGATCGGCAACGTCGAACACACCAGTTACGGCGACGACGACATCCGGGACGGTCTCAAGAACGACGCCCAGAAGGCCGCAGCCGAGGCGACTGATGGGATGGAGATGTCGACTGACGTCCTGTTGCGCGTCGTCGACGACGACGAGCGGGCCGACGCAATCCTCGAGGTCGCCCGCGAGAACGACTGTGATCACGTCTTTCTCGTCGGCCAGCGGCGCTCGCCGACGGGCAAGGCGCTGTTCGGGGACGTCACTCAGAAAGTCATCCTCAACTTCGAAGGCGAGATCACGCTGTCGATGGAGTGA